agtgtgtatataaaTGTTTGTGTGACTGTATGTGAATAAGTGTGTGTAAGTCAGTGTGTATTTCAGTGTGTGCATGAGTGTGATTCTGGGGCCAAGTATATTTGTGtaaatgtgagtgtgtatgtatgtgtgcaaatgcatatgtatatgtgtgtgtttgagtgtgaatGGCTGTGTGTGAATGAATGTATGAGTCTGTGTAACGATATGAGTGTGAGTCCCAATGTCTCCATTATGGGTATGACCACAAGAATCTGTTTCAGCATGCATATGTGTATGTGTTAATATGTttatgagtgtgcatgtgtgagttcGTGTGTGgggagtatgtgagtgtgtgtgaatgactgtgtgtgtgtgtgtctgaatatctttGAGTTtgaatgtgtgtgtctgtatatgaatctgtgtgtgtgtgcgtgcttgACTGTGTACGTCTTTGTGTATGAGTATATGTGAATTGGATTGTTTGTGCttttgtgtgtatgagagtgtgtgtccatGTGTTAGAGTGTTTAAGTGATACAGTATGTGTGTGACTGTAGGTCTGTATAtctgcgtgtgagactgtgtgtgggtgtgtgtgattgtgtatcTACATGTGAGactttgtgactgtgtgtgtgtgactgtgtgattgtgtgtgagattatgagtgtgtatgtgtgtgacatTATGAGTGTATGTGTGACTGTATGAGATTATGAGTAACTGTGTGTGAGATTATGAGTGCgcatgtgtgtgactgtgagactctgtgtgtgcaactgtgtgtgagattgagtgtgtatgattgtgtctgagactgtatacatgtgtttgtgactgtgagtgagtgtatgtgactgtgtgtgagattgtgtgtgtgactgtgtgtgagattgtgtgtggatgtgtgtgtgagtgtacatgtgtgtgactgtgtgagattgagtgtgtgtgactgtatgagattgtgtgtgtgtgacttctaatagtagggtgtgtgagagattgagtgtgtgtgactgtatgagattgtgtgtgtgtgacttctAATAGTAGGGTGTGtatgagattgagtgtgtgtgactgtatgagattgtgtgtgtgtgacttctAATAGTAGGGTGTGtatgagattgagtgtgtgtgactgtatgagattgtgtgtgtgtgtgtgacttctaatagtagggtgtgtgtgtgagattgagtgtgtgtgactgtatgagattgtgtgtgtgtgtgtgacttctaatagtagggtgtgtgtgagattgagtgtgtgtgactgtatgagattgtgtgtgtgtgtgtgacttctaatagtagggtgtgtgtgagattgagtgtgtgtgactgtatgagattgtgtgtgtgtgtgtgacttctaatagtagggtgtgtgtgagattgagtgtgtgtgactgtatgagattgtgtgtgtgtgtgtgacttctaatagtagggtgtgtgtgagattgagtgtgtgtgactgtatgagattgtgtgtgtgtgtgtgtgtgacttctaatagtagggtgtgtgtgagattgagtgtgtgtgactgtatgagattgtgtgtgtgtgtgtgtgtgtgtgacttctaatagtagggtgtgtgtgagattgagtgtgtgtgactgtatgagattgtgtgtgtgtgtgacttctAATAGTAGGGTCTGTGGCTGGGACTGGCAATGGCTTCTgttgagcaggagggtgagatggTAATACACCCTCTCcgcatctctcgctctctctctctcccacacacacacaatccctcttCACTCCGCATATATCTTTAAACACAGATTTAATCCAAAGAAAAACTGATGAAAGGAAAGTTGTGAAGGCAATCCCTTTAACGGACAGTAACACTCAGAATTAACCCTAGACCCCTGATCTTTTCCCTTTTAacaggagatgggggaggggggctatGCGTTTGCACGGAGATCAGCAATCATCGCTGCTATTAATATTCTaacatcatagaatcaatcatagaaagttacggcacagaaggatgccaatcTATTAGAATCTAATAAATTATTCATATCATTACACATATTTGCTGAGATTGTCTTCTTTGATGTTGCTGAGATGTTTTTGTTTGATATATAATATTTTAATTAAGTGTCAATAACAGCATGATAAGGATAGGCTGGTGTGTGCCAAGAGTGAGCGccaggagtgtgggatcagtgcaagcagagagagagagggagagcccgaTCTGTAGGCAGCCTCCTCCGGGCAGATCGCTTTACTGTCACTGTGCTGGGACCGAGCACAGCAGAGGCTGAGAGAGCGGGGACCAGAGACCAGAGAGTAGAGAACACAGCCGCTATTCTGCTTTCCCTCTGCCCAGTACTGAGAGGAGACTCCCTCCTGCTAAATGTACCTAAACAGCGAGTCCGAGCCCGGCTCCCAACTCATGTCTCAGCCCCACAGTACGGAACGTTTGACGATTGCAAGGAGCTGGAAGATTCAGAGTAGCGCCTTGGAGCAGCATtaaatgtgagtgagtgaatgagtggatGAGTGGACTGACACTGGGCGCTGTGTCTGTGGTGAGTGAATGAGTGGATTGACACTGGGCGCTGTGTCTGTGTAGCCAGCTAACCCCGAGCACAGACTCCGAGCTGCTGTCAGTACAGGAGATCTTcactgcagcaagttgtaatgacctggaatgcactgcctgaaaaggcggtggaagcagattcaatattaactttcaaaagagaattggataaatactttaaaaataaaaagttgcggggttatggggagtgggactaattgaataactctttcaaagagcaggcacaggcacgatggaccgaatggcctccttctgtgttgtgtgATTCGATGAATTAGAGCTTTAAAACAGATTGGTTTAATTGTGAACAACCCTGGTACCCTGGTGTTAATACTGTAGCTATTGTGTTATGGATGATTCATTGTTATTATAATTGTGCATATTAATATGATTGATGTGACTATTAATATTCCACTTTCCCATTATTTTACCTTTCCATGTTGTATAATATGCTACTTATTATGGTGCTTGTTCCCTATGTTTTAGTTCAGGATTTgttttttttgctctctctctgtctgcccaaacactcactgccctctccctctctgcccaaacactcactgccctctccctctctgcccaaacactcactgccctctctctctgatcacacactcactgccctctccctctctgatcacacactcactgccctctccctctctgcccaaacactcactgccctctccctctctgcccaaacactcactgccctctccctctctgcccaaacactcactgccctctctctctgtctgcccacactcactgccctctctctctgtctgcccacactcactgccctctccctctctgcccaaacactcactgctctccctctctgcccaaacactcactgccctctccctctctgcccaaacactcactgccctctccctctctgcccaaacactcactgccctctccctctctgcccaaacactcactgccctctccctctctgcccaaacactcactgccctctccctctctgcccaaacactcactgccctctccctctctgcccaaacactcactgccctctccctctctgcccaaacactcactgccctctccctctctgcccaaacactcactgccctctccctctctgcccaaacactcactgccctctctctctgatcacacactcactgccctccctTTCAACCCAaacactcactgccctctctctctgcccaaacactcactgcactctctctctgcccacacactcactgcccacacacttactgccctgtctctctctgaccacacactcactgccctctccctctctgcccaaacactcactgcactctctctctgcccacacactcactgaccacacactcactgccctgtctctctctgcccacacactcactgccctgtctctctctgcccacacactcactgccctgtctctctctgaccacacactcactgccctctctctctgaccacacactcactgccctgtctctctctgaccacacactcactgccctctctctcgctgaccacacactcactgccctctctctgtctgaaaGTACCTAGATCCTGGGATGTGCTGACTGGATGTTATGGAGGACTGAAAATAGCAAAGAACTCATTTGGAAAATtaaaggggaagaggagggagcagtCCTGGAAGGTGCAGGATGATTGAGGAACCGGTGAAGGAGATCCCAGGGCTCACGGTTCTTCCCAGTATCCAAGAGAAGGGCTCCGATTGCCCGGATCCTGCGGTTGCTCAGCTCCTGACCAGCCAGGGCCAGCTGGCGGCAGCTACAGGTGGAGCTGAACTCTCCTGCTCCCGGTGCACCGTCCCCTTCGGCCTGGTCATCCTGATTGCTGGCGTGGTGGTCACAGCCGTCGCCTATAGCTTCAACTCGCATGGTTCAATCATCTCAGTCTTTGGGCTGGTCCTGCTTGCCTCGGGTCTTCTCCTGGTGATCTCCAGCGCcgcctgctggaaagtgagacaATGCAGAAAGCGAGCCAAaaggagagagagccagactgCACTGATGGCCAACAGGGGGCTGTTCGTCTAGGAAACACTCTACATCCAAACAAGGAGACCAAATCACTTCATCTGGGACCTAAATCCAGCAACCTGTCTACATGCATCCAACTCATGGAGGTTTGCAATGAAAATGCTGGGTGGATTGTCCGACAGCTTTGATGGGGCCAGTTTACAATATCACTTCAAACTTTTAACAGTTCATCTACTCACAACATTAAGTAACACAAGACAAACTCTCCATTATCTCTTTATCTGGAGTCATCCATGTGACTAGCTGAGGCCAACTTGAGAGTGGATCGATATGGAGATGCTCTCAGTACTAACGATCGAAATGACTCAACCAACACTTTGGATCTAACTGTATGAGTCCCAG
The nucleotide sequence above comes from Heptranchias perlo isolate sHepPer1 chromosome 23, sHepPer1.hap1, whole genome shotgun sequence. Encoded proteins:
- the tmem100a gene encoding transmembrane protein 100 — protein: MIEEPVKEIPGLTVLPSIQEKGSDCPDPAVAQLLTSQGQLAAATGGAELSCSRCTVPFGLVILIAGVVVTAVAYSFNSHGSIISVFGLVLLASGLLLVISSAACWKVRQCRKRAKRRESQTALMANRGLFV